ACTGGAATTTAACAAAACGAGGCTTTCGAAATATCGGGATCGGTGATGAAGTATGTATCACTGTCATTGTAATATCCTTTTccataaaccgattttgaaaaaaagataaatatattcaaaaaagCTTGcctttatcaaaatatttcagTTTCTAAGATTTGAATTcctatgtaaaaattaaattacaattacataCTACAAATGTCAACCTGTATcttactttaaataattattttatttgtagtgGGTAAGAGAAATTGCACAGCATTTTTTATCATCAGTCCATCAGTCTACTATTTCACTTACAGActtaaataacttaaacttacTTAATCGTAATGAAATTCAAATCCCATTATTTTCAGCATACACTTACAGGAAATGAGGTCAAAAGTGAGCTACTGCCTACAGGATGGAATGAAAGCGATAAATATACTCTTCGCTATGTGTTTGAAGAGAAGCTGTATATAGTGCATGGTCTGAAAAGTGATGGAAACCTTATTGTAAACTTAATGGTAAGAGCCCCTTCATAGTAgtttgaattcagtttttccatCTTAATACACCTATATCTCTATATATAAAAGTCAACCATTAAAGATTTATCAACACATTGGTGCAACTAATTAACAAATTGTGCTAAAATAGTTACTTGGACATTGGCAtctgctaagaaaggatttgaGCTGTGAAATgccagtcgatatgacctctgcctttgattctgaGGGTGTATGTTTGAATCTgatcctgggcatgcacctctaactttacaattatgtgcattttaagatattaaatatcattgtgtctcaaaggtgaaggaaaaaacattttgaggaaacttgcatacctgagaattttcttaattttctgcatgTGTTAAGTCTACcaaggtggactattagtctaatccctctcattctgagaggagacttgtactCAATTGTGAgtggaatatgggttgttaatgatgaagaaaggattttacaaaatttacccTAAGGGAAGATCCTGTGAGATAGTGAAAATCTCAAATTCACACAGACAAAGTTCATTTGTTATGGTATAGAAGCTGATTGATACCATACCaatgttataataatacaatatgtaTGTGCATTAGAATGCATTGTAacttattatgataataacagGCAgtctataattttgtaaattcaatatgattaaaaaattattgataaaaatccaaaactCTTGGTTTCTATTAAACTTGTCAGACTTTTGTAATCTATAACTTCAGTCATAATTATGTCACTGTActatgtctgtatgtttgtatatTACTTATCTGATATTATAATCATCAAACTTTGGCAATTTAGTTTTGCAGACAATTGTGTATTGTAATGGCCAAGTATATTTATGATATAAAACAGATTATATAGCTTATTTATCTTATATAACTCTGCATTACAGAGATCAGAAGACTTGGCAGTTTCAAACTTAGCAATCAAAATAGAAGAGACAGTGCAAGAAACAATGGGATCTATTGACAAACTGCTGCCTGGATACAAAGAGTTGATGCACAACATCAAGAGAGATCTCATTGACACCATTATAGACCGACCAACTACTACAGCACAGACACAAACTGCTCAAAGTAATGATCCCTCTTGTTTCTTCTCCTCTATGCCTAACATAGAACTAAAAAAGCTTCaatgctcaacagtaagagcggttggactcatcaccaaggggtggtggtttgatccttGTACTGTTAGTCTATttttgtacccactcctaacttGGAGAAAGGGAATGGGaattttggtcatattataaaagatatggcaaatattcttttttttttaaaaaaaaaaaagatgatgaagatgagattaaagcaaaaatttgtgAGAAAGCGGGCGGAATTAATCAACAGAAGGTACAAGGGGTTAAATGTCAAACCAACAAgtttgtttagtaataattgcTACAAATAAATTATGGCATTATATAACTGTGTTAGCAATTCCAGGTACACCAAATATCAGAAATCCAAGTAATAATGAGCCAccaagattttattctggagttCCTCCAGGGAATTTATGGTAAGAGGcctttattttacataattatattgcttCTATTCTGTACAGACAGCAAAAACTACTTTGTTgaagttgaaaataaatatgtgtATTGTGAATTAATGCATGTGGCTAAAAtccttgatgtttggaagtctttacaaaagATGTCCAGCAagggacgtccatctgctgataatgatgatgattatataacacataaaactatatataaaagGACTAGGACTAGGTACTTTgtagtttgtctgtctgtcaagatccTCTCTCATATCGGGGTATCAAGTGTGTTAAAAGCTCTTAAGTTGTTAAAACTTCCAAGTTAACTTAAACTAATATGccacaaaaatttttttcaaactcAAACAAAACTCATCAAATTCATCTAAATTTCCGTTAACCCAGAactataactaactaactacaaCTCTATGGAAATTTCTAAAAAGTATCATTTTTAGGTACCTAATTAAGTAAGGAATAGATTAtggtatttataatatgttCCCGTCAGCCTTTTCTCCGGCCAGGGCGGCCAGTGTCATTTTAAGATTAACCGTGTATGCAGGAGACATTATAGTGCTCTCCGAAGCATGGGGTGTACAAACTCGAACagggtaggtatttatatttatgcaaTGATCGTCGGACAACAGTTTTGAGTTTAAAAAGGCTCATTGGCACACGCTTAATCGGATGTTTATTCAGTTTTACGATgtaaagttttagatttatgACGAAcaattatttgtctgtctgtctgtctgtatgttcgtcatagaaacaaaaattactcgacgaattttaacgaaacttgatacaattattcttcatactcctgggcaggttatcgTATACTTTTcttcacgctacgatcaataggggCAGATCAGTaaaaggaaatgttgggaaaacgggaggaGTTACCGCAGTAACtcctttccttttttttttttattttaagtttacatcgactttcacgcggacgaagtcgcgggcatctactagttataaataaataaataaatttcttgtTTTCAGGGATTTGCCACCTAACGATGTGCGAAATGTTGGCCGATCGGATCTCGACCCGTTTGCGGCGCCCGGTGCGGGCGGTGGAATGATCTTCAACCCTTTCAGCCCTGGCAGGGATATCGAGAACCCGGGATTAGGCATTCCTGGTGGACTCCCTAGGTATAATACATTTGTATCTGTCACTATGGTTTATCTGCAATCAGtaacaaattacaaaatttagACAGATAATATGTACCATTGTATAATGGTAAAACTTCGctttaatatcaaataatatttaaaaactaataacaTTGAAGATTTAAAGTATGGCAACTCAAGCAGTaataacaatggggatgatgactaggttttaataatattgttttatgagacattcgggtaaacaAGGTCaacattaactaattaatacataaaaaccaaaaattgtccgttgtttgtaaaataattaagaatctaaaatttaaaagatcttAAAACTCAATCGTCAAATTAGATGAATATTAGTAataatcatacatttttagcttctttacattcaatgtgacatttttcattaaataaagtataaacagaaacacacaaataacaaagatatttgtgattttgtttgaacgcccattcAAATCTATCGATTTCACGCATCGACGCCGTCATTCTTTCGTGCTATTTAGTATGGAGTGTTTTTAAATTGTCCGTGGCAGTGCCACAAATGGCCCTTTAAATCCTGTGTAATAATCGCatgatttttatacaatttaaaaaacttcatcatccctattgctatGAATGTTCATATCAAATATTTGAtgaaaagaggaaatttccacatctcaatgtttgttgtggtcaacaatgtacgttatttaaacaaataatacctaaatatcgtctacaatgtcgagttgtgtgttcaggaagtgtaaaaactatatatacataaataaataatggaattaaagacaaaattgtgcaggtgtgcgctcagtgttgtagcctattattctgatcactttttgcggtgattttgtagggccataaccgatctatagtataaaattatcattgtgtaATATCTATTTTCAGAGGTGCAGTACCACCCGGAGCTCGGTTCGACCCGTTCGGCCCGCCCGGCGTCGGCGTGCCTCCCGGCAGACGACCCCCGCCACCAGACTCCGACCATTTCCCACCCCCTGGCTTCAATGATCACatgtttatgtaataataataataagcatcGATATAATATTAAACCTACATTATAATCTGTATctaacaataaatttatattgttcCAAGTTTCAATGTTCATTTAAATTTCTCAattcacatttatattattccggtattgttaaattaagtttatattattcTGTGCCAGGaaacagtatttttattttttggccCAGAAAGTGCAAAAAACCCGCCAtgttgtgaaaaataaaatctgtctATGACTATGCCTAATAAAGCATACGAGGTtgccataaaaaatatttattacatttcaaGAAGCTTTAAACAaggattgatttgattttaatcaaataatattaaataaagctATTTATTGTGTAGATGAATTTTTGACCCTTCCTTTTTGGCTTTTTCTTTAGTAAAAAGAGAAGTCATTATCCATTCACCATGCAAAACTTTATCGAATAAGCTAAGCGTTACCCATGGCAACAAGCAGCTCAACCAATGGAGACAGTGTACTTTTTTGTCATGCTCGGTAATAACATTTCCGGTCACACACACGGAGCAAAATGCAAATAACACACGGGAATCAACAATCAATGATCCTTCTTCTCTGTTTGGAGAAGAGAATATAAGGaacatcttatttttttattgcaggctaattatttattttatttccaaaacaaacataaattgaTAGAAATTCATGAATGTTAACTGGCAACTTTGcaatataattaagtaaatttttcttctggcaacataaaattttagtttcaCAATTTCTTTTGTGCTGTGCACACGTTTCTCGCGTGTGTAGTGATTTCTTGGCTGTTCACGGCTGAATCCGCTCAACTTTTATTCAATGTGTATGGCTGTGGAGGTAAGTCAACGATTCACTAgttgtttttcataaatatcgtatagattttcttaattcgtacAACGAGCGAAGGTCGTGCCCTGCCTTTACCACAGACGTCACTGCAGGCAGGCTAAGCGAAAAGCGACTGGCGTcgtggaacaaattattatcatatttttataagttcAAATTACAATTAGTATTATTATGCCGTACCTGCGTTAAACATgtatctaaaataaattaatatgaaacaaCCCCAATAATACATAATCAATATCTGCAGATGGGTGTAGTATGACACTTGATAGGTTAAAACTCGAAAGTTACCACAATTTGTTTCAAACTACTGACCAAACCGATTTCATATGGTTACATACTAACACAAAATGTTTCAGTATGTAAAGTAGCTATTCATTAGCCTCTTATAACTCATCATCTTAACATTTACCTTGAAGTTTATAATTAAAGACTATAAGTACATAAGTAGGTAGAAACACCTATAAAACAATGTATTGTTTATAACATGTAATGATTATGAAATGTATAGTTACACTTTTTTGTAATGCATTGTGCAATAGCTATCTATGATCTTTTATGCAGTTCATATCATTGAAATAACTTGAATAAAAAGCAAAGCAAGCATTTTTCTGTTACATACATCTGTCTATAATCAAACTACCTACTttcttcatcatcgtcatcatcatcatatcagccgatggacatccgctgcaggacatagacgtttagtagggacttccaaacatcacaattctgagccacttgcatccagtGAATAATAACAGCAGGGTTAGAAAAAGCACAATAAATAAGTCTAATCAGGATTAATTTGTAGAGTGTGCCCGGGAACTTCTCGATCTAGTTGCTTCTTCACCTTTTTATCTTACAACTGCCAGGCATTGCATAGGACTCATACAAAGGGTTTTGGCTCTTCATTCCTGATCCACACGTCAAAGTTTTGCAATGCCCTTCCATTTTCCaagggtatcttcaagtcaagagtaaatATGCTTCTTCAAAGCAAGTATGTTCCACCATAGGCTTCATTATTGCTTACTGTCAAGCAATGTTTGCAGCCAAGCACTCGCctatttaatgttaaaataaaccCTTTCTTTCGTTGTGTTGGGACAAAAGAGCTGGAACTGGGACAACTCtgtcgctattggttgacatttgtcttgCACCTTATAATTGAAttatatgatattttattcgtTGCTCTTTGCCCTGAAtagatgaataataatttaaatatcaaaccattcaagtaaaaataattattaaggaaaatgtagacaaatatcttagcattccatggattaacTATGTGGGTGCCGGGTACATTATGGGACTGAGTGAGAAACTCTGAAGTAGAATCCGGGATGTatgacatttatatttatactccCACCCTAACTTTACCCTACctctgccctaccctaccctactacccCACCCTACTACCCTACTATCCtaacctatcctaccctacccctaccctaaaaaaactcTAAAAACCATTGTCGTACTTCAACGAGTATtctaaaaaatgaaattagccAATTCAGTTCCGCCATTcgcgcttagcaacacatttcatacattcatttttatattacagattGTATAGAACAGCATTATTGTTTTTTGAACTTTGAACACACACTGAATGCAGAATTTTTGAGTGAGAACttttattgaattgaaattacaTTCTGGACAGGAGAATGTTTGTTggataaataagtaggtaatttaaatatgttgagACATGACATTGAGTTTTTTGTATTCATAAAAcattactaatataaaaaaaattataaggtaTTACTCAGTATTAAAAAGTTTGAAATCTTAGCTTGCAGTAGTGTTTGGTTTGTCatcaatatttgtttttataaattatattttggcaATTAATGatggaaaaatattttgaaatcaaaaacTCTGTGTTTtacttgatatattttattagacaATGTATATTATAGAAGCTGTGTTGTTATGTAAcactgattaataataattatgcaaaTAAGTGAGGGCATTCCCTTTCAGTTCAATAGTGAAGCCATATTAAGAAGACTTGTTTAGAACATTATATTGGCATTTCTATTTCTACATAGAaaagattaatagtttttatatttattcattgataaaaatgttttattaaataattttttatttaatagataagtaaactgcactttccggtgcggggtcgccaacaccttgggaccctaacgtccctTCGAACTATGGGTCGCAATGatacttggtcgctaattatgggccttattacaaggctcaaagtcactcagcgggcgatgatgGAGCGATCAGCGAGttatgcttagagtttctctgtgcgatcgaatcagaaataaggagatccgcagacgaaccaaagtcacttagGCCTATAGCacgtaaattattaattaaaatcagaAGTAAATCTCGATTATAGATTTAGCAGAATtaaaggtaattaattatttgcttATTTATTCTCATGCGAAAATAGAAGCGAGTTGACGCGAGTCCTAATGAAGTAGGTATAGTAGATAGGCATTGACGTCACGTTTGCGCAAGTGAGCTGCCCTcgccattttttttatgaagttCCTGCATTCGTTGCGTATTCGCTCACTTTCCTTGTTGTTATTgtcataaataaagattttatatacaactagcggacccgctcaagcttcgctttgacttatgatgcactccttccctatccctaccctaccctgcttctaccctactcctaccccctacattacctctaccgtacctcaaccctacccctaccctagtcataccctacttttaccctacccctaggatttaggggtttgaaaaatagatgttggcctattctcatagataccggata
This DNA window, taken from Bicyclus anynana chromosome 1, ilBicAnyn1.1, whole genome shotgun sequence, encodes the following:
- the LOC112055962 gene encoding proteasome inhibitor PI31 subunit isoform X2; its protein translation is MSSDPLFGWDLTFKTIERDVKQKSDIVIAFIHWNLTKRGFRNIGIGDEHTLTGNEVKSELLPTGWNESDKYTLRYVFEEKLYIVHGLKSDGNLIVNLMRSEDLAVSNLAIKIEETVQETMGSIDKLLPGYKELMHNIKRDLIDTIIDRPTTTAQTQTAQSTPNIRNPSNNEPPRFYSGVPPGNLWDLPPNDVRNVGRSDLDPFAAPGAGGGMIFNPFSPGRDIENPGLGIPGGLPRGAVPPGARFDPFGPPGVGVPPGRRPPPPDSDHFPPPGFNDHMFM
- the LOC112055962 gene encoding proteasome inhibitor PI31 subunit isoform X1 is translated as MSSDPLFGWDLTFKTIERDVKQKSDIVIAFIHWNLTKRGFRNIGIGDEHTLTGNEVKSELLPTGWNESDKYTLRYVFEEKLYIVHGLKSDGNLIVNLMRSEDLAVSNLAIKIEETVQETMGSIDKLLPGYKELMHNIKRDLIDTIIDRPTTTAQTQTAQTIPGTPNIRNPSNNEPPRFYSGVPPGNLWDLPPNDVRNVGRSDLDPFAAPGAGGGMIFNPFSPGRDIENPGLGIPGGLPRGAVPPGARFDPFGPPGVGVPPGRRPPPPDSDHFPPPGFNDHMFM